One window of Oryza brachyantha chromosome 12, ObraRS2, whole genome shotgun sequence genomic DNA carries:
- the LOC102705681 gene encoding probable inactive purple acid phosphatase 1, which translates to MIRLWVVATWLTVCAAAAHPGEQPLSRIAVERMVLAVDESAHVKASPLVLGLKGQTSEWVDVEFFHPKPSSDDWIGVFSPADFSSSVCEAYGVPQYYPMLCTAPIKYQFANFSNDGYSKSGKGYLKLQLINQREDFSFALFSGGLKKPKLVAVSNKISFANPKAPVYPRLAQGKSWNEMTVTWTSGYDIKEAVPFVEWGAKGGPRLLSPAGTLTFDRNSMCGAPARTVGWRHPGYIHTSYLKELWPDSLYTYRLGHRLPNGTHIWSKSYSFKASPYPGQDSVQRVVIFGDMGKAEADGSNEFNDFQPGSLQTTNQIIRDLKNIDMVVHIGDICYANGYLSQWDQFTAQIEPIASTVPYMIGMGNHERDWPGTGSFYKNLDSGGECGVPAQTMFYTPSVNRAKLWYATDYGMFRFCIANTEEDWRPGTEQYKFIEQCLSSVDRSKQPWLIFLAHRVLGYSSCTYYEEEGTFEEPMGREALQELWQKYKVDLAFYGHVHNYERTCPVYQSKCVADGSDHYSGPFTATTHVVVGGAGASIYDSKFTTSNINWSYYRDFDYGFVKLTALNRSSLLFEYKKSSDGNVYDHFTISRDYRDILACSIDNCPRTTLAT; encoded by the exons aTGATCAGGTTGTGGGTGGTGGCCACATGGCTGACTgtttgcgcggcggcggcacaccCCGGCGAGCAGCCGCTGTCGAGGATCGCCGTCGAGAGGATGGTCCTTGCCGTCGATGAATCGGCGCATGTCAAGGCGTCTCCTTTGGTTCTTGGACTGAAG GGTCAGACCAGTGAATGGGTAGATGTAGAGTTCTTCCATCCAAAACCCTCCAGTGATGACTGGATTGGAGTGTTTTCTCCAGCTGATTTCAG TTCTTCAGTCTGTGAGGCTTATGGTGTTCCACAATATTACCCAATGCTATGCACAGCACCTATCAAG TACCAATTTGCGAACTTCAGTAATGATGGCTATAGTAAGTCTGGGAAGGGCTACCTGAAGCTTCAGTTAATCAACCAGAGGGAGGATTTCTCATTTGCACTTTTTTCTGGTGGCCTCAAGAAG CCGAAGCTGGTTGCTGTCTCAAACAAGATCTCATTTGCGAATCCGAAGGCGCCTGTGTACCCACGTTTGGCGCAAGGGAAGTCTTGGAATGAA ATGACAGTCACTTGGACAAGTGGGTACGATATTAAAGAAGCCGTTCCTTTCGTTGAATGGGGCGCGAAAGGAGGACCTCGGTTACTTTCTCCAGCTGGAACTTTAACATTTGACAGAAACAGCATGTGTG GTGCACCGGCACGAACTGTTGGATGGCGCCATCCTGGTTACATCCATACAAGTTACTTGAAGGAACTGTGGCCAGATTCACT GTATACCTACAGACTTGGCCATAGGTTACCAAATGGTACCCACATCTGGAGCAAGTCATACAGCTTCAAAGCATCACCTTATCCTGGACAAGATTCTGTGCAGAGAGTGGTCATATTTGGAGACATGGGAAAG GCAGAGGCAGATGGTTCAAATGAGTTCAATGACTTCCAGCCAGGTTCGCTGCAAACTACTAACCAGATCATCAGAGACCTGAAAAACATTGACATGGTGGTCCATATTGGGGATATTTGCTATGCAAATGGTTACTTGTCGCAGTGGGATCAGTTCACCGCGCAGATCGAACCGATTGCTTCGACTGTGCCATACATGATTGGCAT GGGTAACCATGAGAGGGATTGGCCAGGAACTGGTTCTTTCTATAAAAACCTTGACTCCGGTGGAGAATGTGGTGTTCCTGCTCAAACTATGTTCTATACTCCTTCTGTAAATCGTGCAAAATTATG GTATGCGACGGACTATGGCATGTTCAGGTTCTGCATTGCTAATACAGAAGAGGACTGGAGGCCGGGGACCGAGCAGTATAAGTTCATTGAGCAATGCCTGTCATCGGTCGACAGGTCGAAGCAACCATGGCTCATCTTCCTTGCACACCGTGTTCTCGGGTATTCATCGTGCACCTACTACGAAGAAGAGGGTACATTTGAGGAACCGATGGGACGAGAAGCACTACAAGAACTTTGGCAGAAGTACAAGGTCGACCTCGCCTTCTATGGTCATGTCCACAACTATGAAAGAACATGTCCGGTCTATCAG AGTAAATGTGTTGCTGATGGTTCAGACCATTACAGTGGTCCATTCACGGCGACAACGCATGTGGTCGTTGGCGGTGCTGGTGCCAGCATCTACGACTCAAAATTCACCACTTCAAATATCAACTGGAGTTACTATAGAGACTTCGACTATGGTTTTGTCAAGCTTACAGCTTTGAATCGTTCATCCTTGCTATTTGAGTACAAGAAGAGTAGCGACGGCAATGTATATGATCATTTCACAATCTCACGCGACTACCGGGACATCCTGGCCTGTTCAATTGACAACTGCCCTCGGACCACACTGGCTACCTAA
- the LOC102715815 gene encoding probable inactive purple acid phosphatase 1 yields the protein MAAAVRWVVLACVAVGCATGDEQPLSRIAIERATVAAADSASVKAHPTVLGLEGQSSDWVVVEFFHPKPSNDDWIGVFSPSEFSAEICPPEYYGDLPPNLCTAPIKFQLANFKNDAYNQTGKGSLRLQLINQRADFSFALFSGGLSAPKLIAVSNKVSFENPKAPVYPRLAQGKSWNEMTVTWTSGYSIKEAMPFVEWGHKGGSLTLSPAGTLTFSRNSMCGSPARTVGWRDPGYIHTSFLKELWPDTLYTYRLVHRLQDGTHIWSKSYSFRASPYPGQDSMQRVVIFGDMGKAYIDGSDEYGNYEQASLYTTNQLIKELDSIDMIIHNGDISYANGYLSQWDQFTAQIEPIASTVPYMIGMGNHERDWPGTGSFYGHNDSGGECGVPTQTMFYVPAENRAKLWYSTDYGMFRFCIADSEQDWRPGTEQYKFIEQCLSSVDRSKQPWLIFLAHRVLGYSSASWYEIMMGSYGEPMGRDGLEELWQKYKVDLAVFGHIHSYERTCPIYQNRCVQDGSNHYSGQFNATTHVIVGGGGAMLSPFRDNVPYWSFYRDHDFGFAKLTALNHSTLLFEYKKSRDGKVYDQFTISRDYRDILACSIDNCPRTTLAV from the exons atggcggcggccgtccGGTGGGTGGTTCTTGCATGTGTCGCCGTCGGCTgcgccaccggcgacgagcagCCGCTGTCGAGGATTGCGATCGAGAGGGCGAcggttgctgctgctgattcagCCAGCGTGAAGGCTCACCCCACGGTTCTTGGCCTCGAG GGTCAAAGTAGTGACTGGGTGGTGGTTGAGTTCTTCCATCCGAAACCCTCCAATGACGACTGGATAGGTGTCTTTTCTCCTTCAGAATTCAG CGCTGAAATATGCCCACCAGAATACTATGGAGACCTCCCACCCAATTTGTGTACAGCACCTATCAAG TTCCAGCTTGCAAATTTCAAGAATGACGCCTACAATCAAACTGGCAAGGGCTCCTTGAGGCTGCAATTAATCAACCAGAGAGCGGACTTCTCATTTGCACTCTTTTCAGGAGGCCTTTCCGCA CCAAAGCTGATTGCTGTCTCAAACAAAGTATCCTTTGAAAATCCAAAGGCACCTGTCTACCCTCGGTTAGCGCAAGGGAAATCTTGGAATGAG ATGACAGTCACATGGACAAGTGGATACAGCATCAAGGAAGCTATGCCATTTGTCGAATGGGGTCATAAAGGCGGATCTCTGACACTTTCTCCAGCTGGAACGTTGACCTTCAGCAGAAATAGCATGTGTG GTTCACCTGCACGGACAGTCGGCTGGCGCGACCCTGGTTATATTCATACAAGCTTCTTGAAAGAATTGTGGCCCGATACCCT ATACACTTACAGGCTTGTTCACAGACTACAAGATGGAACTCACATTTGGAGCAAGTCTTACAGCTTCCGAGCATCACCTTATCCTGGCCAAGATTCTATGCAACGTGTCGTGATCTTTGGGGACATGGGAAAG GCATACATAGATGGTTCTGACGAGTATGGAAACTATGAGCAAGCCTCCTTATACACTACCAATCAGCTAATCAAGGAACTGGATAGCATTGACATGATCATCCACAATGGAGACATTTCATATGCAAATGGCTATCTGTCTCAGTGGGACCAGTTTACAGCACAAATAGAACCAATTGCTTCAACTGTTCCATACATGATTGGAAT GGGTAATCATGAGAGAGATTGGCCTGGAACTGGGTCATTCTATGGACATAACGATTCTGGTGGTGAATGTGGTGTTCCTACTCAGACCATGTTCTATGTCCCAGCTGAGAATAGGGCAAAACTCTG GTACTCAACAGACTATGGCATGTTCAGATTTTGCATAGCTGATTCTGAACAGGACTGGAGGCCAGGAACTGAGCAGTATAAATTCATTGAGCAATGCCTATCATCGGTCGACAGGTCAAAGCAACCATGGCTCATCTTCCTTGCACACCGAGTTCTTGGGTACTCATCTGCAAGCTGGTATGAGATCATGATGGGGTCATATGGTGAACCGATGGGCCGAGATGGCCTCGAGGAACTCTGGCAGAAGTACAAGGTTGATCTTGCGGTTTTCGGTCATATACACAGCTACGAGCGCACTTGCCCCATTTATCAG AACCGGTGTGTCCAGGACGGTTCAAACCATTACAGTGGTCAATTCAACGCAACGACTCACGTAATCGTGGGGGGTGGCGGTGCGATGCTTTCTCCCTTCAGAGACAATGTGCCCTATTGGAGCTTCTACAGGGACCACGACTTCGGATTTGCGAAGCTCACTGCACTCAACCATTCCACTCTGCTCTTCGAGTACAAGAAGAGCCGGGATGGCAAGGTCTATGACCAATTTACAATCTCGCGTGATTACCGAGATATCTTGGCCTGCTCAATTGACAATTGCCCAAGAACCACCTTGGCAGTATGA